The Nothobranchius furzeri strain GRZ-AD chromosome 6, NfurGRZ-RIMD1, whole genome shotgun sequence genome includes a region encoding these proteins:
- the lmbrd2b gene encoding G-protein coupled receptor-associated protein LMBRD2B produces MSGAALGIEIILVFFLALFLLHRYGDFRKQQRMVLFGTLLAWYLCFLIVFILPLDVSTTIYRQCVSEHEDHGSGPTVGPMPLNQTTPNMSAASAKRVSSSPCYKPWSYIPEGIMPVFWRVVYWTSQCLTWLLLPFMQSYARSGGFSITGKIKTALIENAIYYGTYLLIFGSLLIYVAVHPEWRLSWYELQTIGITAANTWGLFLLVLLLGYGLVEIPRSYWNASRHGLLLIKTYFKAAKLMTEKADAEENLEDVMEEVRKVSESIKYNHPLRKFIDTVLRKCPLDYQEKMGRNMDDYEDFDDKQNTYPTEKSLVKLHKQVIYAVQRHNRTRVQWQILLQQAIHLEDVAKNETSSTHQFVHSFPSSEPTGWFSRYVYTPTAEWYWECLLKRCFYRLLSVVLTLFSVAVVWSECTFFSTRPVLSLFAVFIQLAERDYNYLYIEMACFITIFFLCTCVYSTVFRIRVFNYYYLASHHQTDAYSLQFSGMLFCRLTPPLCLNFLGLIHMDSAISHQQKLQTAYTSIMGSMRVLSFIANGFYIYYPMLIVILCIATYFSLGTRCLNLLGFQQFMDDSEMTSDLIDEGKELIRRERRKRQRAEDGENRRREWKERYGNQRDDFSARNRSNHEMKETSYSESSRDRQAKYSRSGSRAERDCIELLQDAEPLDFNADALTDESLESDSGRHTGGRYLSMSSSRNQIFDDV; encoded by the exons ATGAGTGGCGCCGCTCTCGGGATTGAGATCATCCTGGTGTTTTTCctggcgctgttcctgctgcaccGATATGGAGACTTCAGGAAGCAGCAGCGGATGGTTCTGTTCGGCACGCTGCTGGCCTGGTACCTGTGCTTCCTCATTGTCTTCATCTTACCCCTGGACGTTAGCACG ACCATCTACAGGCAGTGTGTCTCGGAGCACGAGGACCATGGCTCTGGTCCCACCGTCGGCCCGATGCCACTCAACCAGACTACACCCAACATGTCAGCAGCATCGGCTAAAAG ggtGTCATCCTCTCCATGCTACAAGCCGTGGAGCTACATCCCTGAAGGCATCATGCCCGTGTTCTGGAGGGTGGTCTACTGGACGTCTCAGTGTTTGACCTG GCTCCTGCTGCCCTTCATGCAGTCGTATGCTCGCTCTGGGGGCTTCTCCATCACTGGTAAGATCAAAACCGCCCTGATCGAGAACGCCATCTACTACGGCACCTACCTGCTGATCTTCGGCTCGCTGCTCATCTATGTGGCCGTCCATCCTGAGTGGCGCCTGTCCTG gTACGAGCTGCAGACCATCGGCATCACAGCGGCTAACACCTGGGGTCTCTtcctgctggtcctgttgctaggATACGGTCTGGTGGAGATCCCACGGTCCTACTGGAACGCCTCCCGACACGGACTCCTCCTCATCAAGACCTACTTCAAGGCTGCCAAGCTGATGACGGAGAAGGCTGACgctgaggagaacctggaggatgTGATGGAG GAGGTGAGGAAGGTCAGCGAGTCCATCAAGTACAACCACCCTCTGAGGAAGTTCATCGACACAGTCCTAAGAAAA TGTCCGCTGGACTACCAGGAGAAGATGGGTCGGAACATGGACGACTACGAAGACTTTGATGACAAACAGAACACGTACCCGACGGAGAAGAGCCTGGTGAAGCTGCACAAACAG GTCATCTACGCGGTCCAGAGACACAACAGGACCCGGGTCCAGTGgcagatcctcctgcagcaggccATCCACCTGGAGGACGTCGCCAAGAACGAGACCAGTTCCACTCACCAGTTCGTCCACAGCTTCCCGTCCTCGGAACCGACGGGCTGGTTCAGCAGATACGTCTACACCCCGACAGCAG AGTGGTACTGGGAGTGTCTTCTGAAGCGCTGCTTCTACCGGCTGCTGTCCGTGGTCCTGACCCTGTTCAGCGTGGCTGTGGTCTGGTCCGAGTGCACGTTCTTCAGCACTCGGCCCGTCCTGTCGCTGTTCGCTGTCTTCATCCAGCTGGCTGAGCGGGACTACAACTACCTGTACATCGAG ATGGCGTGCTTCATCACCATCTTCTTCCTGTGCACCTGCGTTTACTCCACGGTGTTCCGTATCCGGGTCTTTAACTACTACTACCTGGCCTCCCACCACCAGACCGACGCCTACAGCCTCCAGTTCAGTGGCAT GCTCTTCTGTCGTCTGACTCCTCCCCTCTGTCTCAATTTCCTGGGTCTGATCCACATGGACTCAGCAATCTCCCACCAGCAGAAGCTGCAGACCGCCTACACCTCA ATCATGGGCTCCATGAGGGTCCTCTCGTTCATCGCCAACGGTTTCTACATCTACTACCCCATGCTGATCGTCATCCTCTGCATCGCCACCTACTTCAG TCTAGGGACTCGCTGCCTGAACCTTCTTGGCTTCCAGCAGTTCATGGACGACAGTGAGATGACCTCTGACCTGATCGATGAGGGAAAGGAGCTGATCCGACGCG AGAGGAGGAAGCGCCAGAGGGCCGAGGATGGAGAGAACAGACGGAGA gagtggaAAGAGCGTTATGGAAACCAGAGAGACGACTTCTCAGCCAGGAACCGCAGCAACCATGAGATGAAGGAGACAAGTTACTCAGAGTCCAGCAGGGACAGAC